Genomic DNA from Thiosocius teredinicola:
GACCTCAAGCAGGCCTACGAGACCGACGAAGAGATCACCCAGCTGATCGATATGGCCAAGCAGCTCGAGGGTTTGGCGCGCAACGCCGGCAAGCACGCCGGGGGCGTGGTGATCGCGCCGGGCAAGCTGACCGATTTCAGCCCGCTTTACTGCGAAGCCGACGGCACCAACCTGGTCACGCAGTACGACAAGGACGACGTCGAGGCGGCCGGCCTGGTCAAGTTCGACTTCCTCGGCCTGCGTACCCTGACGATCATCGACTGGGCGCTGAAGACGATCAATGCCGAGAAGGGCAAGACCAACGAGGCGCTGATCGATATCGCGACCATCCCGGTCGACGACGTCGACGCCTTCAAGCTGCTCAAGAGCGCCGAGACCACCGCGGTGTTCCAGCTTGAATCGGCCGGCATGAAGCAATTGATCAGCAAGTTGCAGCCCGACTGTTTCGACGACATCACCGCACTGGTGGCCTTGTTCCGCCCGGGTCCGCTGCAGTCGGGCATGGTGGACGACTTCATCGCGCGTAAGCACGGTATCCAGGAGGTGGTCTACCCGCACCCCGATCTCGAACCCATCCTGCAATCGACTTACGGCGTCATTCTGTATCAGGAGCAGGTCATGCAGATCGCCCAGGTACTCGCCAGCTACACGCTCGGCGGCGCCGACCTGCTGCGGCGTGCGATGGGCAAGAAGAAACCGGAAGAGATGGCCAAGCAGGGCGAGATCTTCCGCAAGGGGGCGGTGGCACGCGGCGTCGAAGAGGATACCGCCACCTATATCTTTGACCTGATGGAGAAGTTCGCCGGCTACGGCTTCAACAAGTCGCACTCGGCGGCCTACGCGCTGGTCTCTTACCAGACCTTGTGGCTGAAGGCGCATTATCCGGCAGCGTTCATGGCGGCGGTGCTGTCGTCGGATATGGACAACACCGACAAGGTCGTGACCTTCATCGAAGAATGCCGCGCGATGAAGCTGAAGGTCGAGCCGCCGGACGTCAATCGTTCCAGCTACATGTTCACAATCGATGGCGACGACACTGTGGTTTACGGACTCGGCGCCATCAAGGGCGTCGGTGAGGGCGCCATCGAAGGGATCGTCGAGGCACGCCAGCGCGACGGCGTCTTCCGCGACATGTTTGAGTTCTGCCGGCGAATCGATCTGAAGAAGGTCAACCGGCGGGTGCTCGAATCCCTGATCCGCGCCGGTGCCCTGGATCGCCTGGGGGCGAATCGCGCCACGCTGATGATTCAGTTGCCGTTGGCGCTGAAGATGGCCGAACAGCACGCGGCAATGCTGGCAGCGGGGCAGGACGATCTGTTCGGCATGTCCGAACCCGAACCGGTCGAACCGGTGTCCGGCATCGTGCCGGACGAGATCGAGGAATGGGACGACGATCAGCGGCTGGCCGGCGAGAAAGAAACGCTCGGCCTGTATCTGACCGGGCACCCGATCGATTTCTACGCGGCCGACCTCAAGGCCCTGATCAGCAGCCGGATCGCCCGGCTGAGCCTGGATGACGTGCGCGAGGCGCGCGGTCGGCGCGGCGGCGGCAAGAAGGTCACGGTTGCCGGCATGGTGGTCGCGGTCAATCGACGCAACACCCAGCGTGGCACGATGGCGTCGGTGTTGCTGGATGACAAGACCGGGCGTATCGAGGCGGCGCTGTTCAGCGAAACCTACGAAAAGTATCGCGACGAGATCGCCAACGATCGGGTGCTGATCGTCGAAGGCACCCTGGTGCACGATGAGTATCGCGGTGGGTTGAGTATTCGCGCCGACAAGGTCGGCGGTATCGAAGACGCGCGCCTGGTGCGTGCATCGAGTATCGAGCTGACGTTGCGCAGTACGACGATGGCGCAGCGCGGTCTGTCGACCGAGGCGATCATACGCGAGCTCAAAGGGCTGCTCGAACCGGTACGCGATGGTAGCTGCGACGTGCGCCTGCGTTACCAGCGGCCGGATGCCGAGGTGTTGCTCAAGTTCGGCAGCGCGTGGCGCATCAAGCCGGGTGACGGTTTTCTGCGTCAGGCCTATCGTCTTTTAGGAAGCGATGCACTGAAACTACGTTTTCGTGCAGCAGTACCCGAAACCAGGGATTCGGCCATGGGTTTCGCACAATCGGGTTGATCATGGTGATCTTTACGTGCGGCCGGGACGATTCGGCCGGTCGCATTGGGTTATCATTAGCGATTAGCCAAAGGTCTTATCCCACACAATAACGATGAATCTTGATTTTCTTGAATTTGAGCAGCCGATCGCCGAACTCCAGGCAAAAATCGAAGAGCTGCGCCTGGTCGGTAATGACAATGAAATCAACATCCAGGAAGAGATCGAGCGCCTCGAGGGCAAGAGCCGCTCGCTGACCGAGCAGATCTTTTCCAACCTGTCGCCGTGGCAGATTTCGCAGCTCGCACGTCATCCGCTGCGACCCTACACGCTCGACTATGTCGCGCGCATCGTCGACGACTTCGAAGAACTGCATGGCGATCGCGCATTCGCCGACGACCGTGCGATCGTCGGCGGCTTGGGGCGCATCGCCGGCAAGCCGGTGATGGTGATCGGTCATCAGAAAGGGCGCGATACCAAAGAGAAGATCAGTCGCAACTTCGGCATGCCGCGACCCGAGGGATATCGTAAGGCGCTGCGCCTGATGAAGATCGCCGAGCGCTTCAACATGCCGGTACTGACCTTCATCGACACGCCCGGCGCCTACCCCGGGGTGGGCGCCGAAGA
This window encodes:
- the dnaE gene encoding DNA polymerase III subunit alpha, producing MSAEFVHLHVHSEYSLVDGVARIKPMVARVAEQGMPAVALTDQSNMFALVRFYKAAIAAGVKPIGGVDAWIHNPDDAQKPDRLVLLVQSNEGYRHLTELVSRSYREGQHLGRAMMHREWFTPESTRGIIALSGGREGDVGRALLSGNRQLAEQRLDDWLALFGDRYYLQLVRTGRTDEEDCLHASVALAAEKAVPVVATNGVCFLRPDEFAAHEVRVCIHEGRTLDDPRRTKQYSEQQYLRSPQEMAELFSDIPEAIQNTVEIAKRCNLEITLGKNFLPDFPIPQGMTIDEFFREESRKGLEWRLDRIFDRNDDDFTEKRKPYDERLEIELNVIINMGFPGYFLIVADFIQWAKDNDVPVGPGRGSGAGSLVAYALKITDLDPLEHDLLFERFLNPERVSMPDFDVDFCMDKRDSVIDYVARKYGRDSVSQIITYGSMAAKAVVRDVGRVLGHAYGFTDRVAKMVPFEIGMTLDKALQESEDLKQAYETDEEITQLIDMAKQLEGLARNAGKHAGGVVIAPGKLTDFSPLYCEADGTNLVTQYDKDDVEAAGLVKFDFLGLRTLTIIDWALKTINAEKGKTNEALIDIATIPVDDVDAFKLLKSAETTAVFQLESAGMKQLISKLQPDCFDDITALVALFRPGPLQSGMVDDFIARKHGIQEVVYPHPDLEPILQSTYGVILYQEQVMQIAQVLASYTLGGADLLRRAMGKKKPEEMAKQGEIFRKGAVARGVEEDTATYIFDLMEKFAGYGFNKSHSAAYALVSYQTLWLKAHYPAAFMAAVLSSDMDNTDKVVTFIEECRAMKLKVEPPDVNRSSYMFTIDGDDTVVYGLGAIKGVGEGAIEGIVEARQRDGVFRDMFEFCRRIDLKKVNRRVLESLIRAGALDRLGANRATLMIQLPLALKMAEQHAAMLAAGQDDLFGMSEPEPVEPVSGIVPDEIEEWDDDQRLAGEKETLGLYLTGHPIDFYAADLKALISSRIARLSLDDVREARGRRGGGKKVTVAGMVVAVNRRNTQRGTMASVLLDDKTGRIEAALFSETYEKYRDEIANDRVLIVEGTLVHDEYRGGLSIRADKVGGIEDARLVRASSIELTLRSTTMAQRGLSTEAIIRELKGLLEPVRDGSCDVRLRYQRPDAEVLLKFGSAWRIKPGDGFLRQAYRLLGSDALKLRFRAAVPETRDSAMGFAQSG
- the accA gene encoding acetyl-CoA carboxylase carboxyl transferase subunit alpha, translating into MNLDFLEFEQPIAELQAKIEELRLVGNDNEINIQEEIERLEGKSRSLTEQIFSNLSPWQISQLARHPLRPYTLDYVARIVDDFEELHGDRAFADDRAIVGGLGRIAGKPVMVIGHQKGRDTKEKISRNFGMPRPEGYRKALRLMKIAERFNMPVLTFIDTPGAYPGVGAEERGQSEAIARNLFEMAGLRVPIIATVIGEGGSGGALAIGVADRLLMLQYSTYSVISPEGCASILWKDAEKAPLAAEAMAITSKHLKEFDLIDEIVPEPLGGGHRDPDTVARNLKDALLAALDEVRDAPIDRLLELRYERLMSYGVVSS